The Borreliella andersonii genome has a segment encoding these proteins:
- the gatA gene encoding Asp-tRNA(Asn)/Glu-tRNA(Gln) amidotransferase subunit GatA — protein MDLSNLTLTKIQELVLTRKCKIYDILLAYKNNYELNKDINGYIEFFDDSLEIAKRYDDCLENCELENLPLIGMLIAVKDNISIQDKSLTCSSEILKGYISPYDATVIKRLKNKGAILIGRTNMDEFAMGSTCEFSYYGATLNPLNREYVVGGSSGGSAAVVAAFQAPFSLGSDTGGSVRLPASFSGILGFKPSYGGLSRYGLASYASSFDQIGFFSHSIEDIALILKHTCGSDKMDFTSVDIFDDFYPLKIESLQGKNLAVIKELSEDLMDKSVANSFAKFKLDLLSKGINIKEVSIEEINFILSIYYTISPVEASSNLARYTGLCYGNRMSESLSLNDFYFKHRSNFLSEEVKRRIVLGNYLLSEGYDSKYYAKACEILQNLIIPKFNKLFESCDFIITPTSFVKPFKLGLDFDDPVKMYYSDICTVIANLIGAPAISLPYSKDEEGLSIGMQIIGRSKKDFELLSFSKNVIRELGLNGI, from the coding sequence TTGGACTTAAGTAATTTAACTTTAACCAAAATTCAAGAATTAGTTTTAACTAGAAAATGTAAAATTTATGATATTTTGCTTGCTTATAAAAATAATTATGAATTAAATAAAGATATCAATGGATATATTGAATTTTTTGATGATTCTTTAGAGATTGCAAAAAGGTATGACGATTGTTTGGAAAATTGTGAATTAGAAAATTTGCCTTTAATTGGTATGCTTATTGCAGTTAAAGATAATATTTCAATTCAAGATAAATCTTTAACTTGTTCTTCTGAGATTTTAAAAGGCTATATTTCTCCTTATGATGCGACTGTAATTAAAAGACTTAAGAATAAAGGAGCAATTTTAATTGGTAGAACCAATATGGATGAATTTGCTATGGGTTCTACTTGTGAATTTTCTTATTATGGTGCAACTTTAAATCCTTTGAATAGAGAATATGTTGTAGGTGGTAGTTCTGGAGGCTCAGCAGCTGTAGTTGCAGCTTTTCAAGCACCTTTTTCGCTTGGTAGTGATACTGGAGGTTCTGTCAGGCTTCCTGCATCTTTTTCAGGCATTTTGGGTTTTAAACCTTCTTATGGAGGTCTTTCTCGTTATGGGCTTGCATCTTATGCTTCGTCTTTTGATCAAATAGGATTTTTTTCTCATTCTATTGAAGATATTGCTTTGATTTTAAAACATACTTGTGGATCTGATAAAATGGATTTCACTAGTGTAGACATTTTTGATGATTTTTATCCTTTAAAAATTGAATCGTTGCAAGGTAAAAATTTAGCTGTAATCAAAGAGCTTAGCGAAGATCTAATGGATAAAAGTGTTGCAAATAGTTTTGCCAAGTTTAAATTAGACCTTTTGTCAAAAGGTATTAATATAAAAGAAGTTTCCATAGAAGAGATTAATTTTATTTTATCAATTTATTATACAATTTCTCCTGTTGAAGCATCCTCCAATCTTGCTCGTTATACAGGACTTTGTTACGGTAATAGAATGTCAGAAAGCTTGAGTCTTAATGATTTTTATTTTAAGCATAGGAGCAATTTCTTGTCAGAAGAAGTTAAAAGACGTATTGTTCTTGGAAATTATTTATTGTCAGAAGGATATGATTCTAAATATTATGCAAAAGCTTGTGAAATTCTTCAAAATTTGATTATTCCTAAATTTAACAAGCTTTTTGAAAGCTGTGATTTTATTATTACCCCAACAAGCTTTGTTAAACCTTTTAAACTTGGTTTGGATTTTGATGATCCTGTTAAAATGTATTATTCAGATATTTGCACTGTGATTGCAAATCTTATTGGAGCTCCTGCTATTTCGCTTCCGTATTCTAAGGATGAGGAAGGATTGTCAATTGGGATGCAAATTATTGGGCGCAGCAAGAAGGATTTTGAACTTTTAAGTTTTTCAAAAAATGTGATTAGGGAATTAGGATTGAATGGAATATAA
- the gatC gene encoding Asp-tRNA(Asn)/Glu-tRNA(Gln) amidotransferase subunit GatC — protein MKDIHLKNSLRLSLVTLSRESEDKFISKFEKVIKLVNEISNFEVQINFNANKKKISTLREDEARASLPIESIKKLSNSFLDGYFSSPKILE, from the coding sequence TTGAAAGATATACATTTAAAAAATAGCTTAAGGTTAAGCTTAGTAACACTTAGTAGAGAAAGTGAAGATAAATTTATTTCAAAATTTGAGAAAGTTATTAAATTGGTTAATGAAATTTCCAATTTTGAAGTTCAAATTAATTTTAATGCTAATAAGAAGAAGATTTCTACGTTGCGTGAGGATGAAGCAAGAGCTTCTCTTCCTATTGAATCAATTAAAAAGCTTAGTAATTCGTTTTTAGATGGATATTTTTCATCTCCTAAAATATTGGAGTAA
- a CDS encoding ATP-dependent helicase: MDKIKNFFSSLNTYQEKIVFSESVNPILVLAGPGSGKTRVIIAKIVYLIKHMNINPNEILALTFTNKAANEMNDRINDLLKFDKKLHIQTFHSFGSWLLRVYYKDFDRNYDSNFTIWDTNDVVKFVKQIDLAPNLEIAKYIAALILKDKENFFLEKFTDFTEKEYEYIKVYEKEKAKNNAFDFSDLIIKPILMLRQSKSLKGSIQSRFKVIFVDEYQDTNYSQFLFLKELYVNGMYFMVVGDEDQSIYSFRGARIENILEFEKTFDNVIKFYLVQNYRSNSNIVDIANEVISKNKNRYEKQITTQNSSDKRMKFLVFQSTSDEAEYFSNLLIASDIQTAILYRFNSQSFHFETSFLKKNIPYKVLGSIKFYDREEIKDIICLLRLFINKKDKISFLRMINKPSRGIGKTTLDKIISALNDEDVNFNLFCASKKTLSLLKNRAKESLLLFLNIYDELGKKLFEGSYINLSTFIEDVVIKFSLSDYYKKFDKDEKLRNIDELINSGIEYSGTFEGLAMFLENSSLSPLISGDFKSNVLLSSIHGVKGLEFDRVVISGLEKGLLPAEIEELTEDRLEEERRLFYVAITRAKSELIVTLNLNRAFRGSYKGTLPSIFFQDIDKNSYDIIFIPEYLKENFSNFFIDNKKDIRFNIGDYIIYNGEKGVVVDSWYQSNLQFVKISLKNGKKAILSPEYVKKIIKV; this comes from the coding sequence ATGGATAAAATAAAAAATTTTTTTTCTAGCTTAAATACTTATCAAGAAAAAATTGTTTTTAGTGAAAGTGTAAATCCAATACTTGTTTTAGCAGGGCCTGGAAGCGGTAAGACAAGAGTTATAATTGCAAAAATTGTTTATTTAATCAAACATATGAATATAAATCCTAATGAAATTTTGGCATTAACTTTTACCAATAAAGCTGCAAATGAAATGAATGATAGGATAAATGATCTTTTAAAATTTGACAAAAAACTTCATATTCAAACTTTTCATTCTTTTGGGTCTTGGCTTTTGAGAGTTTACTATAAGGATTTTGACAGAAATTACGATTCAAATTTTACAATTTGGGATACTAATGATGTTGTTAAATTTGTTAAACAAATTGATCTTGCTCCAAATCTTGAAATTGCAAAATATATTGCAGCTTTGATTTTAAAAGACAAAGAAAATTTTTTCTTAGAAAAATTTACTGACTTTACAGAAAAGGAGTATGAGTACATTAAAGTTTATGAGAAAGAGAAAGCCAAAAATAATGCTTTTGATTTTTCAGATCTTATTATTAAGCCTATTTTAATGCTGAGGCAATCTAAATCTTTAAAAGGATCTATTCAATCTAGATTTAAAGTTATTTTTGTAGATGAATATCAAGATACAAATTATTCACAATTTTTATTTTTAAAAGAACTTTATGTGAATGGTATGTATTTTATGGTCGTAGGAGATGAAGATCAGTCGATATATTCTTTTAGAGGGGCTAGAATTGAAAATATTCTTGAATTCGAAAAAACTTTTGACAATGTTATTAAATTTTATTTAGTGCAAAATTATCGTTCAAATTCAAATATAGTAGACATTGCAAATGAGGTTATTTCAAAAAATAAAAATAGGTACGAGAAGCAAATAACAACTCAAAATAGTTCTGATAAAAGGATGAAATTTTTAGTTTTTCAAAGCACTTCAGATGAAGCTGAATATTTTTCTAATTTGCTTATTGCTAGTGATATTCAGACAGCGATACTTTATAGATTTAATTCTCAATCTTTTCATTTTGAAACATCTTTTTTGAAGAAGAATATCCCATATAAGGTTTTAGGATCAATTAAATTTTATGATAGAGAGGAGATAAAAGATATTATTTGTTTGCTTAGGCTTTTTATAAACAAGAAAGATAAAATATCTTTCTTGAGAATGATAAACAAGCCTTCTAGAGGAATTGGAAAAACTACTCTGGACAAAATAATTAGTGCTTTAAACGATGAAGATGTTAATTTCAATTTATTTTGTGCTAGTAAAAAGACTTTAAGTTTGCTTAAAAATAGAGCCAAAGAGTCTCTTTTGTTATTTTTAAATATTTATGATGAACTGGGTAAAAAACTTTTTGAAGGCAGTTATATTAATTTATCTACTTTTATTGAAGATGTTGTAATTAAGTTTAGTCTTTCAGATTATTATAAAAAATTTGATAAGGACGAAAAATTAAGAAATATTGATGAGCTTATCAATAGTGGAATTGAATATTCAGGCACATTTGAGGGTCTTGCTATGTTTTTAGAAAATTCTTCACTGTCTCCTTTAATTTCTGGAGATTTTAAGTCCAATGTACTTTTATCTTCAATTCACGGTGTTAAGGGACTTGAATTTGATAGAGTTGTGATTTCTGGTCTTGAAAAAGGTCTTTTACCTGCTGAAATTGAAGAATTAACAGAAGATAGGCTTGAAGAGGAGAGAAGGCTTTTTTATGTTGCAATCACAAGAGCCAAATCAGAGCTAATTGTTACCTTAAACTTAAATCGAGCTTTTAGAGGTTCTTATAAAGGAACCTTGCCTTCTATTTTTTTTCAAGATATTGACAAAAACTCTTATGACATTATCTTTATTCCCGAGTATTTAAAAGAGAATTTTAGTAATTTTTTTATTGATAACAAAAAGGATATTAGATTTAATATTGGAGATTATATAATTTATAATGGAGAAAAGGGAGTAGTTGTTGATAGCTGGTACCAAAGCAACTTGCAGTTTGTTAAGATTAGTTTAAAAAATGGTAAGAAAGCTATTTTGAGTCCTGAGTATGTTAAAAAAATTATTAAAGTTTAG
- a CDS encoding BB_0345 family helix-turn-helix protein — MEENDFIKFGSYLRKVRNSKNLTLEMVADDIKISIKYLKALEDSNIEIFPNEVLAVGFLRTYSEYLDIDSRLISTLFKDYKSRLNNSYIGIKSEDKISNLGFLGDNKVLDKKFVFFSLESLSILKIPLGIVGVLLLLFVFLYFKGVEVYFKKFFNFSKDEKIISNIHEVSFDKKNFWNVSLKEGDCLSLTYSDDVVKYRASFIGDDLVIIDESKKSKNILNLGEFKEINLDDNIRVKIIYENYYYDKLKIAHVSLEAFALNVKYVSETNIDNRFNILNWQFDVKGTEKLPSSNYLTLYSSQKLSNVDLKIDFLNDTFFRYADENNLYGKSLFASKGIPINLAFERSLILFFSRLSDVNIILNDRDITPFLKEQGKEIFAVQFFWVKTPSGFDLKVSEVY, encoded by the coding sequence ATGGAAGAAAATGATTTTATTAAATTTGGGAGCTATTTGAGAAAAGTTAGGAATAGTAAAAATTTAACTCTTGAAATGGTCGCTGATGATATTAAAATTTCTATTAAGTATCTTAAAGCTCTTGAAGATTCTAATATTGAAATTTTCCCAAACGAAGTTTTGGCTGTTGGGTTTTTAAGAACTTATAGCGAATATTTAGATATTGATTCTAGATTGATATCAACACTTTTTAAGGATTATAAAAGCAGACTTAATAATAGTTATATTGGGATTAAATCTGAAGATAAAATTTCAAATTTAGGATTTTTAGGTGATAATAAAGTTTTAGACAAAAAATTTGTTTTTTTTAGTTTAGAATCTTTAAGTATTTTGAAAATACCGTTAGGCATTGTTGGTGTTCTTTTATTATTATTTGTGTTTTTGTATTTTAAAGGGGTGGAAGTTTATTTTAAAAAATTTTTTAATTTTAGTAAGGATGAAAAAATAATTTCAAATATTCATGAAGTGTCTTTTGATAAAAAGAATTTTTGGAATGTTTCTCTTAAAGAGGGAGATTGTTTATCTTTAACATATAGTGATGATGTTGTAAAATACAGAGCATCGTTTATTGGCGATGATTTAGTTATTATTGATGAGTCTAAAAAAAGTAAAAATATTTTAAATTTAGGAGAATTTAAAGAGATAAATCTTGACGATAATATTAGAGTCAAAATTATTTATGAGAATTATTATTATGATAAGTTGAAAATAGCTCATGTAAGTTTAGAGGCTTTTGCTTTAAATGTTAAATATGTATCTGAAACTAATATTGACAATAGATTTAATATTTTAAATTGGCAGTTTGATGTTAAGGGAACTGAAAAATTGCCAAGTAGCAATTATCTTACTCTATATTCTTCTCAAAAACTTTCAAATGTTGATTTGAAAATAGATTTTCTAAATGATACGTTTTTTAGATATGCTGATGAAAACAATCTTTATGGCAAGTCTCTTTTTGCATCCAAAGGTATTCCTATTAATTTAGCTTTTGAAAGATCTTTGATATTATTTTTTTCAAGACTTTCTGATGTTAATATTATTCTTAATGACAGAGACATTACACCTTTTTTAAAAGAGCAGGGAAAAGAAATTTTTGCTGTTCAGTTCTTTTGGGTAAAGACCCCTTCAGGGTTTGATCTTAAGGTTTCTGAAGTTTATTAG
- a CDS encoding outer membrane lipoprotein carrier protein LolA — translation MIKIILLLVLFPFTVFAQISANQYFEGIYAKYQNIEDMQATINFTLKGLKQTGVLLYKFPDKFIINLDSNNQVFVSDGEVLTVYVPSLGTSFNQQLVKGSSGGEGLMKVLNSEYSVSYTNSPNLEDLDSSGPGKYIKLTFSRKLYKGAATINSFIIAFASDGIIRRITAFPTSGGREIVIDLTAVKFNVGILDSKFKYDPPKSSNKVDNFLYDIKKN, via the coding sequence ATGATAAAAATAATACTTTTATTAGTTTTGTTTCCTTTTACTGTGTTTGCTCAAATATCTGCAAACCAATATTTTGAAGGAATTTATGCTAAATATCAAAATATAGAGGATATGCAAGCAACAATTAATTTTACTTTAAAGGGATTAAAGCAAACTGGTGTTTTGCTTTATAAGTTTCCAGATAAGTTTATTATTAATCTAGATTCAAATAATCAAGTTTTTGTAAGCGATGGTGAAGTTTTGACTGTTTATGTTCCATCTCTTGGGACTTCTTTTAACCAACAATTAGTAAAGGGTAGTAGCGGGGGGGAGGGCCTTATGAAAGTTTTGAATAGTGAGTACAGCGTATCTTATACCAATTCTCCAAATCTAGAAGATCTTGATTCATCTGGGCCTGGAAAATATATTAAACTAACCTTTTCTAGAAAGCTTTACAAGGGGGCTGCTACTATTAATTCTTTTATTATTGCTTTTGCTTCGGATGGAATAATTAGAAGAATTACTGCTTTTCCTACTAGTGGTGGGCGTGAAATAGTTATTGATTTAACTGCTGTGAAGTTTAATGTTGGAATTCTTGATAGCAAATTTAAATATGATCCTCCAAAATCTTCAAATAAGGTAGATAATTTTTTATATGATATTAAAAAAAATTAA